Within Streptomyces roseirectus, the genomic segment TCACCGACTGCGGCGAGCCCCTGACCGACGTCCGCGCCGCCCTCCGCACGACCTCCCGCGAGGACGACGGAACAGGCGCCTTCGCCCACCTCCGCGAGGGCGTCCTCACCCGTCTCACCGCCGCCGAACAGCACCTCCCGGCCGGCCTGCGCCTGCTGTTCATCGAGGGCTACCGTCCGCCCGCGCTCCAGCGCCGCTACTTCGAGAACTACTCCGCGACCTTGCGGGCCGCGCACCCGGACTGGACGCCGGAGGCCGTCCACGTCGCCGCGACCCCCGAGGACAGCGACGGCGCCTGCTACACGCATGCCGCGAACATCGGGGCCGAGGCTCGGGCCAACCGGCGGCTGCTGATCGATGCGCTCGGGGCGGTCGGGCTCGTCAACTACCCCACGGAGTGGTGGCACTGGTCCTACGGTGACCGGTACTGGGCGATGGTGACGGGGGCGGCGTGCGCGCTCTACGGTCCCGTCGGGGGTGTGGCCGGCGGGACGGTCCCGTTGCGTTGACGGGGTTTCCCTTGCGGCCGGACCCAACTCACCGTCACCCTCTGGCCATTGCTACGGTGCCCCCGTGTCTGACTCCTCACGTGATACCGCCACCGGCGCCGGCTGGGGCGAGTCCGTTCCGGGTGCCTACCGTGATCTGATGCCGGAGCGGACGGAGAAGGTCTCGTGGCTGAATCCGCGTACCTTGTGGGCGGCCCGGAACGGGGTGGTCGCCTCGTGGCTGGGTGACCCGACGGGCCGGACACGGGGGCGGTGGGTGGCGCAGCGGGCGGCGGCCGGGGCGCCCGGGGACAAGGTGATCCGGCGGGACGACCCCGAGCGGTTCTCGTTCATGGTCATCGGGGACACCGGCGAGGGCGACGACCCGCAGTACGCCGTCGTCCCCGGCTTCCTCAAGGAGAGCGAGGGCACCCGTTTCGCGGTCGTCGCGAGCGACGTCATCTACCCCGTGGGCAGCGCCGACGACTACGGCACCAAGTTCTTCCGCCCGTACGCGGACTACCCGGCGCCGATCTACGCGATACCGGGCAACCACGACTGGTACGAGGGCCTGGGCGCGTTCATGCGGGTGTTCTGCGACGACGCCCCGCCGCTGCCCGCCGAGCCGAGGCCCCGCGCGCTGTCGAAGGCGTGGCTGCGGGACCTGCTGTGGCACCGGCCGCGCCCCGGCGACGGTCAACACCTGGACGAGGTACGGGCGTTGCGCCGCGCCCACGCCGTGCAGCCGGGCCCGTACTGGGCGATCGACAGCGGGCCGGTGCGGATCATCGGCATCGACACCGGACTGCTCGGGACGGTCGACGCCGAGCAGGGCGCGTGGCTGCGCGAGGTGTCCCGGGGGCCGCGTCCCAAGATCCTCGTCACCGGGTCGCCGCTGTACGTCGACGGTGAGCACCACCCGTGCGCGATCGAGGGCGGCGGGACGGTCGACGAGATCGTGCGGGCGCCGGAGCACCACTATGTCGCGGCGATCGGCGGCGACATCCACAACTACCAGCGTTATCCGGTGCGTCTCGCGGACGGACGCACACTCCAGTACGTCGTCTCGGGCGGCGGGGGCGCGTTCACGCACGCCACGCACACGATCCCGCGCGTCTCGGTCGCCGGGGTCACCGAGGCGGACTTCCGGTGCTATCCGCTGCGCGGCGACTCACTGGCGTTCTACGCGGCGCTGTACGGGCGCCGGCTGCGGCTGTGGCGCCTCTTCCGGCTGAGCGAGGAGGAGGCGACGGCGGTGATCGCGGAGCGGCTGGGGATCCCGGCGACGCGGACGCCCGGACCTCAGGTGCGGATCACCCGGCGGATCCGGCTGGTGGCGGCGCTGCTCGGGGTCGCGTCGAAGCCGGAACGCCGCAAGCGGCTCAGGCTGCCGGTGCGGAAGATCTACACGCAGCTCTTCTCGCCCGGTTCCGCGACGTACAGTCCGCCGTTCTTCAAGAGCTTCCTGCGGCTCGACGTCACCCCGGAGTCGGTCCGTATCCGCTGCTTCGCCGCGACCGGGAACCTGGCCCAGGAGATCCAGCCGCCGGTCGAGGACGAGGTGATCGTCCCGCTGGGCCGGAATGCGTGACGGGCGGCGGGGGTTGGCACGGTCGTACATACCGTGACCGTTGGAGCGCCCATGCCGTCCACGCCCCGCCCCCTGCGCAAGCTCGGCTTCCTCACCATCGGCCTGTTCGACGGGGACGATCCCCGCGCGGGCCACGAGTCCACCCTGGAGATCATCGAGCTGGGCGAACGGCTCGGCTTCGACAGCGCGTGGCTGCGCCACCGGCACCTCCAGTACGGCATCTCCTCCCCGGTCGCGGTCCTCGCCGCCGCGACGCAGCGCACGAGCCGGATCGAGCTCGGGACGGCCGTGACGCCGCTCGGCTGGGAGAACCCGCTGCGGCTCGCGGAGGACTGGGCGACCGTCGACATCCTCTCCGGCGGGCGGCTCAACCCCGGTGTCAGCGTGGGGCCGCCGATGCAGTGGGAGCAGGTCAAGTCGGCGCTCTACCCCGACACCGCCGACGCCGAGGACTTCTCCTACGACCGGGTGTCCCGGCTCCTCGACCTCGTGCGCGGCAAGCCCGCGAGCGACTTCAGCGGCGTCCAGGGCTTCGAGGTCTTCTCCGACCGGGTCCAGCCGCACTCCCCCGGTCTCGCCAAACGCATGTGGTACGGCGGCGGCAGCCTGCGCTCCGCCCAGTGGGCCGGGGAACACGGCATGAACTTCCTCACGAGCAGCGTCGTCAAGGCGGAGAACTCCGAGGACTTCGCCGAGATCCAGCTCTCCCACATCCGCGCCTTCCGCGCCGCCCACCCCGACGGCGACGCCGCCCGCGTCTCCCAGGGCCTGGTCGTCATCCCCACCGACTCCGCGACTCCCTCCCAACGCGCCCGCTACGAGGAATACGCCGCCAAGCGCCTCCCCCGCACCACCTCCCCCCAAGGCCCCGCCCGCATGATGTTCGCCCCCGACTACGTAGGCACCTCCACCGAACTGGCCGCCCGCCTCCAATCCCACCCCGCCCACCGCGAAATCGACGAAGTAGCCTTCGCCCTCCCCTTCACCTTCCACCACGACGACTACGTCCAGATCCTCACCGACATGGCAACAAAACTGGGCCCGGCTTTGGGCTGGAAGCCGAACACGACAGTCTGACCGCCGGACCAACACCGCGCGAGGCTTTGAACACCGGCGCCTCACCACCGCCCCACCTCCGTCCCCGTCACCGCCACCGACTCCCGGCCGTCCACCCCCACCGGCACCTCTCCGGCCAGCATCACTCGATGCATTGTGCGGGGAAAGTCGAGGTGGGCGTTGTCGCTGGGGGCGAGGTGGATGGTCGCGCGGTTGTCCCAGAAGGCGACGCTGCCGGGTTCCCAGCGGAAGCGGACGGTGTATTCGGGGCGGACGGCTTGGTCGAGGAGGAGGTCGAGGAGGGCTCGGCTCTCGGTGCGGGAGAGGTCGTGGATGTGGTCGACGTAGTAGCCGTTGACGGAGAGGATCCGCTCGCCGGTCAAGGGGTGGACGCGGATCAGGGGGTGGACGGAGGCTACTTGGTGGTCCAGGAGGTGGCGGACGTAGGCGTCGTCGCCGGGGCGGGGCTGGTAGCCGACGCCGAGCCGGTGTTCGGCGCGCAGCCCGTCGACGAACCGGCGGACCGGCTCGGAGAGCCCGGCGTAGGCGGCGGCGAGGTTGGACCAGGTGGTGTCGCCCCCGTAGGGGGGAACCGTCTCGGCGCGCAGGATCGTCGCGGCGGGAGGGTCGATGCGGGCGCCGTGGTCGCAGTGCCACCCCCGCAGGAGGGTGTGCCGGCGCCGGTGGAGCCATTCCTCGTGGTCCATGCCGAAACTGCCGCCGAGTTCCAGCCGGTCGGCGGTGGTCTCGACCTCGGGGAAGCCGGCCGGCGAGGCGCTGCCGCGCTTGCGCAGGGCGACCGGCCGTCCGAACCGCCGCGCGAACGCGACGTGCGAGGCGTGATCGAGTCGCTGCTCGCGGAAGAAGACGACCTTCCAGCGCAGCAGCGCGTCCCGGATCCCCGCGACCGTCGCGTCGTCCAACTCCCCGGCGAGATCGACTCCGTGGATCTCCGCCCCGATGTGCCCCGCGACCGGCTTGACCTCCATGAACCCTCCAAGATCGGTTTACGGCCTCTCTACCCGGAATCCCCCTCGCCTGCCCCTGCCGTTCGATAGGGTCCGCCCGACACCCCCTCAGGAGGCCCTTCATGCGTACCCGTACCGTCCTCGCCGCCACCTTCGCCGCGCTCGTGCTCGGCACCTCGGCGGCCCAGGCCACTCCCCCCGGCCCGGGGGTGACCGCGAAGCTCCTCGCGCAGTGGACGATCGGTGACAAGGACTACTTTCTGCGCGAACTGACCATCCCGCAGGGCCAGTCGACCGGCTGGCACTACCACGACGGCATGGTCTACGGCCTGGTCGAGGAGGGCACGCTGAGCCACTTCGAGGCGACGTGCGCGTCCGACGGCGTCTACCACAAGGGCCAGGTCATCCAGGAGGGCCCGAACTACGTGCACATCGGCCGCAACCTGGGCGACACCCCGCTCGTGTTGAAGGCTCTGTACGTCCTGCCGCACGGCGCCCCGTTCTCGGAGGACGCCCCGAACCCGGGCTGCGACTTCCAGTAACCGGATCAGCCGGCGAGCAGGGCCCGCACCCACTCGTCCTCGCGCTGCTCGATGTACTCGGCGTCGCCGCGCCAGGCGTCGCCGTGGCCTTCGGCCCACAGTGTCGCCCAGGGCTGGACTCCCTGGGCGGCCCGGTCGCGCAGGAAGTCGTGCATGGCCCGCGTCCGGCGCCCCAGCAGCGGGACCGTGTGCCGGCGTTCGGCCTCGTCGAGGCCGTAGGCGTCGGCGAAGACCCGCAGTCGGCTCGCGGCGTCGGCGCGTCGCCAGTCGGGATGCGCGGACAGCGGAACGAACCCGTGCATGGCGTAGGCGACGTCCCACAGACGGGAGCCGGGGCCGGCGGTGTCCCAGTCGATGAAGGCCCACTGCCCCTCGTCGCCGGCCACGAGGTTCCACGGCGCCAGGTCCTGATGGGCGATGATGTCGCCGCCCTCGGCGGGCACCAGCACCTGCCACTGCGCGTCGGGCGGCGGCGTGAAACCCCGCACGGCCTCGTGGAAGTCCCGGATCAGCCGCGCCACGTCCGCCAGCCGCCGCTCGGCGTCCAGCAGGGCGAACCGGTCGGGCCAGACCACGTCTCCCGGCACGAAGGTCAGGACTTCCCGCCCCTGGTCGTCGGTGCCCAGCGGCCGGGGCGCCGCCCGGTACCCCACCTCGTACAGGTGGGTCAGCAGTGCGTGCACAGCCGGGGTCCACGGCCCGCTCGGGCGGCGGACGGTGTCCCCGACCCGGACGACACCGGCGCTGACGTTCCCACCGGACAACGGCTGTTCCTCATCACGCTGCACCGAGCCAGCATGTCCGACCAGCCCGCCCGCGCTCACCCGCCTTCGTCGAAAGCGTGGGCCCGGCACAGGTGATGAGGGCGAACTCACGTCGGACACCTCGCAGTTGAGCGTCCGGCCGCGTATCAGCCGGAGCCGGACGGGCGGTCCGCCGGGTCGCGGCGACAAGGCAGGGGGCTCAGCCCCGGGCGCGCAGGACCTCCAGCGCCCGGTCCGCGTGCTGGTTCATGCGCAGCTCGCTGCGGACGACCTCCAGGATCCGGCGGTCCTGCCCGATGACGAACGTGACCCGCTTGGTGGCCATGAGCGCGAACCCGCGCTTCACCCCGAACCGCTCGCGCACGGTGCCGTCCTCGTCGGACAGCAGCGGCATCCCCAGCGCGTGCTTGCCGACGAACTCGTTCTGCTTGTCGACGGTGTCCCCGCTGATCCCGACCGGGCGGGCGCCGACGGCCGCGAACTCGGCGGCGAGGTCCCGGAAGTGGCACGCCTCGGCGGTGCAGCCAGGGGTCAGGGCGCCGGGATAGAAGAAGAGGACGACGGGACCGTCGGCCAGCAGCTCGCTGAGACCGCGCACGGTTCCGGTCTCGTCCGGCAGCGCGAAATCGTCGACGACATCACCGGTCTCAGGGGCGCGGCTCATTGCCAGTCCCTCCTTCACATGGGTTGCGCGCGATGCTACTTGACCTCCGAACTCCCGCCCCCGGCGCCCCTCGCGTACTGTCCGGGCGTGATCCCGAAGGCCCGCCGGAACACGTCGACGAAGGCGCTCGCGGACGCCCATCCGCAGCGGTGCGCGACGGCCGTGACGGGTTCGCCGTCCGCCAGCATCCGCAGCGCGTGGTACAGCCGCGACTGCGTGCGCCACTGCGGGAAGCTCATCCCGAGGCCGGTGCGGAAGAGCCGGCTGAGCGTGCGCTCCCCGACGCCGGTCGCCGCCGCGAGCTGGGCCAGGGTGTAGGGGTCGGCCGGGTGCGCGTGGACGAGGTCGCAGACGGCCGCGAGCCGCGGGTCGGCCGGGGTGGGCAGCAGCAGGGGGCGCTGCGGGGAGGCGCGGAGCTGGTCGCGCAGGACGTCCAGGAGCCGGGCGCGCTCGGGGCCGTCGTCGGCGGGGTCGCGGGTGTAGGCGCGGATCAGTTCGCGCAGCAGGGGGGAGACGGCGAGGACGGTCGGGGTGGTGAGGCCGAGCGGGTTGTCGTGGGCGGGCAGGCCGACGAGGTGCAGGTCGAGGGTGCCGTGGGCGCGGTGGGCGTGGACGGTCCCGGCGGGGATCCACAGCGCGCGGGTGCCGGGCGCGAACCAGGTCCCGGCGTCGGTGGTGACGGCGAGGACGCCGGAGCCCGCGTGGACGATCTGGTGGTCGTCGTGCCGGTGGGCGTCGATGCGTTCGCCGGGGGCGAGGTGCCGGGCGGCGGTCGGGGCCTGGCGGATGTTCGACACGATCAGGCAGGTTATCGGAAGCGGGACAGGGGGCGCGGGCGCGAGGCTCGCGGGGTGTCCACACGCCGCACGATCACCCTCATGTCCCTGGCCCACGCCTGTGTCGACGTCTATCAGGGCGCCGTCGCCGCGCTGGTGCCGTTCTTCGTCGCCGAACGCGCCTACGCGTATGCCGCCGCCTCGGGCGTCGTCCTCGCCGCGTCCCTCCTGTCGTCGGTGGCGCAGCCGTTGTTCGGGCTGCTCACCGACCGGTGGGCGCTGCCGTGGCTGCTTCCCGCGAGCACGCTCGCGGCGGCGGGCGGGGTCGCGCTGAGCGGGGTCGGCGGTTCGTACGCGCTGACGCTCGCGGCGTTCGCGGTGTCCGGGGTCGGGGTCGCCGCGTACCACCCGGAGGCGGCGCGGGCTGCGCGTGCGGCGGGGGGTGACGGGCATCGGGCGATGGGGTGGTTCGCACTGGGCGGGAACGTGGGGTTCGCGCTGGCGCCGCTGCTGGTGGCGGGGGTGGTGGTGCCGTGGGGGCTGGCGGCCACGCCGGTGCTGGCGGTGCCAGGGGTGGTGGGGGCGGTGCTGTGCGGGGTGACGGCGAGGAGGCGGGGCGCCGTGGTCGCGCCGGCCGGTGATCACGCGCGGGGACGCGCCGACTGGCCCGCGTTCCTGCGCCTGTCCGGCGCCGTCGTCTGCCGTTCCCTCGTCTTCACCGGCCTCAGCACCTTCGTCGCCCTGTACGTCCGCGAGCGCACCGGTGGTGGGGCCGCGGCCGGGACGCTCGCGCTGTGCGTGCTGTACGCGGGCGGCGCGGTCGGCACGCTCGCGGGCAGCCGGCTGGCCGGGCGGTACGGGCGCCTCGCGGTGGTGCGGGCGTCGTACGCGGTGACGCTGGTCGCGGTGGCGGGGGTGCTGGTGGTGCCGGGGCCCTTGCTGTACGGGTGCGTGGCGCTCGCGTCGGCGGGACTGTACGTGCCGTTCTCGCTGCACATCACCCTCGGCCAGGACTGTCTGCCGGGGCGGGTGGGGACGGCGAGCGGGGTGACGCTGGGGCTGACGGTGAGCGTCGGGGGGATCGCCGCGCCGGCGCTGGGTGCGCTGGCCGACGCGACGTCGTTGCGGGCGGGGCTGGTGCCGTTGCTGGTGCCGCCCGTGGTGGCGTGGGTGCTGGTGCGTGGGGTGCGGGAGCCGGGGGGTCAGGGGGTGGCGGGTTCGGGGTCGTCGTCCGACGCGTAGGCGAGGAAGTCGTCGACCATGCGGTGGAAGAGGGTCGCCAGTTGTTCCAGTTCCTGGGGTGTCCAGTTCTGGAGGGCGAGTTGCATGCCCCGGGTGCCGGCGGCGCGGATCCGTGCGACGGCGCCCTCGCCGGCGTCGGTGAGCTGGATGCGCTGGGCGCGGCCGTCCAGCGGGTCGGGGACGCGGGTGACGTAGCCGGACTTCTGGAGCTGCTGGACGGTCCGCGTGACGTGGGACGCCTCGACGCCGAGCCGCTGGGCCAGTTCGCCGGGGCGCAGCGGGTCGGCGTCGGCGACCTGGCGCAGGAGGGCGACGGCGGCGCGGTCGAGGGGGACGCCCGCGACGGCCATCAGCCGGTCGTGCTGGCGGGCACGGGTGCTCAGGTACGTGATGCGGGTGAGGGCCCGCTCGATCTCGATGACTTCGGGGGAGGTCGAGTCGGGGAGCGGTTCGGTCGGCATGCGCGCCACTTTACCATATCGTTGCGTAACTCAAGTAAGTTACGGCCTACGTTTCCTTCCCCGTACCGCCCACGGACGACAGGAAGGGCGCACCCTTCGCGACGGCCTGCCGCCACTCCCGGATCACCTTCGGCGCCACCCCGACCCCGAGGACCCCGCTGACCCGGTCCCCGGTCCGGTAGACGGCGACGAACCGCCGCTCCGCCAGGTCCCCTTCGACGACCGCGACCTCCTCGTGGCCGCGCAGGTGCCCGAACGCCTGGATCTTCATGTCGTACTGGTCGGACCAGAAGTACGGCACGGGCGCGAACGGCTTGCGCGCCCCGGGGTTGAGGAGGTTGCGGGCGGCGGCCATGCCCTGCTCGGCGGCGTTCGTGCGGTGCTCGATCCGCATCGAGACGCAGAACAGCGGGTGGGTCCAGCGGGCGACGTCCCCGGCGGCGTACACCCCCGGCGCGGCTTCCAGATACTCGTCGCACAGCACGCCGTCGCCGACGCCGAGCCCGCTGCCGGCCAGCCACTCGGTGTTGGGCAGGGAGCCGACGGCCACCAAGGTCTCGTCGGCCGCCACCAGCTCGCCGTCCGCGAGCCGCACCCCGGCGCCGGTCACCTCGGCGACACTGACGCCGGTCCGCAGGGTGACGCCGTGTTCCTGGTGGGCCCGCGACAGCACGCGGCCGACCTCTTCGCCGACGGCGTGGGCGAGGGGGACCGGCGCCGGTTCGAGGAGCGTCACCTCACAGCCCAGGCCCCGGGCGACGGCCGCCGCCTCGGCCCCGAGGAACCCGGCACCCACGACGGCCAGGTGCCGTCCGGGGCGCAGCCCCGCACGCAGGGCGAGGGCGTCGTCGAGGGTGCGCAGAACGTGCCCGCCGCCGGGCAGCCGCCGGGGGCGCACGCCGGTCGCGACGATCAGGCCGTCGTAGGGGACGTCGGTGCCGTCGGCGAGGCGGACCGTGCGGGCGGCCGTGTCGAGGGCGGTGGCCTCGGTGCCCAGGCGCAGGTCCGCGTCGAGGGCGGTCAGGTCCTCGGGGCGGCGCAGGGTGAGGCGGTCCGGTTCCCACTCGGCGGCGAGGAGCTGCTTGGACAGGGGCGGGCGGTCGTAGGGGGCGTGCGGTTCGTCGCCCACGAGAGTGAGGGCGCCGGTGTAGCCCTCGCGGCGCAGGGTCTCGGCCGCCGCGAGTCCGGCGGCCGAGGCTCCGACGACGACGATCCGCCTCACTTCTCGACCAGCCGGATGGCGGCGGCCGGACAGACGGCGACGGCCTCACGGACGTCGTCGAGCTGGTCGGCGCCGGGCTCCTCGGCGAGGAGCACCACTATGCCGTCGTCGTCCTGGTCGAAGACGTCCATCGCGGTGAGCACGCACTGGCCGGACGCCACGCACTTGTCGGTGTCGAGTTCCACCTTCACGGCGGTTCTCCTTTCTGTGGGGGGAAGTTGGCGACAGGTCACCAGGTCACGGGCAGTTCGTGAACACCATAGATGAACGCGTCGTTCTTGAAACGGACGTCTTCGAAGGGGATCGCGGCCCGCAGACCGGGGAGGCGTTTGTAGAGGGTGCCGTAGACGACCTGGAGTTCCACGCGGGCCAGCGGCTGGCCCAGGCACTGGTGGACGCCGAAGCCGAAGGCGACGTGGCGGCGGGCGTCGCGGGTGAGGTCGAGGCGGTCGGGGTCGGGGAACACCTCGGGGTCGCGGTTGCCGATCTCGTTGACCAGGATCACGCCCTCGCCGGCCTTGATCGTGCGGCCCGCGATCTCGATGTCCCCGGTGACCGCGCGGCGCCGGCCGAGGTGGGTGATGTGCAGGTAGCGCAGCAGTTCCTCGACGGCGCCGGCGACGAACTTCGGGTCGTCGCTCTCCCGCAGGAGGGCGAGCTGGTCGGGGTTCCGCAGCAGGGCGAGGGTGCCGAGGGCGATCATGTTCGCGGTGGTCTCGTGGCCCGCGATCAGCAGGAGGAGCGCCATCTCGGTGGCCTGGCGGTGGTCGAGTTCACCGGCGGTGATCCTGGCCGCGATGCCGGAGATCAGGTCGTCGCGGGGGTCGGTGAGGCGCCTGCCGATCAGCTCGCCGAGGTAGCCGCCGATCTCCCGGCTCGCGGCGGCCCGCTCGTCCGGGGTCGCGGTCCGGCGGACCATCGTCTTCGTGTTGTCCTGGAAGAAGTCGTGGTCGTCGTAGGGGACGCCGAGGAGTTCGCAGATCACCAGGGACGGCAGGGGCAGGGCGAACGCCTCGACCAGGTCGGCCGGGTTGGGGCCGGCGAGCAGGTCGTCGATCAGGCCGTCCACGATGGTCTGCACGGCGGGGCGCAGGGCCTCGACCTTCTTGATGGCGAAGGGGGCGGTGACCATCCGGCGCAGGCGGGCGTGTTCCGGGTCGTCCATCATGACGAAGCTGAGCTTGCCCTCGCCGGCGGCGGGGGTCGCCTTCGTGGGGTAGCCGGGGGTGTCCGGGTCCGCGCTGACCCTG encodes:
- a CDS encoding M15 family metallopeptidase; translation: MPEPILMSDPRVTTIPVTDCGEPLTDVRAALRTTSREDDGTGAFAHLREGVLTRLTAAEQHLPAGLRLLFIEGYRPPALQRRYFENYSATLRAAHPDWTPEAVHVAATPEDSDGACYTHAANIGAEARANRRLLIDALGAVGLVNYPTEWWHWSYGDRYWAMVTGAACALYGPVGGVAGGTVPLR
- a CDS encoding metallophosphoesterase family protein, with amino-acid sequence MSDSSRDTATGAGWGESVPGAYRDLMPERTEKVSWLNPRTLWAARNGVVASWLGDPTGRTRGRWVAQRAAAGAPGDKVIRRDDPERFSFMVIGDTGEGDDPQYAVVPGFLKESEGTRFAVVASDVIYPVGSADDYGTKFFRPYADYPAPIYAIPGNHDWYEGLGAFMRVFCDDAPPLPAEPRPRALSKAWLRDLLWHRPRPGDGQHLDEVRALRRAHAVQPGPYWAIDSGPVRIIGIDTGLLGTVDAEQGAWLREVSRGPRPKILVTGSPLYVDGEHHPCAIEGGGTVDEIVRAPEHHYVAAIGGDIHNYQRYPVRLADGRTLQYVVSGGGGAFTHATHTIPRVSVAGVTEADFRCYPLRGDSLAFYAALYGRRLRLWRLFRLSEEEATAVIAERLGIPATRTPGPQVRITRRIRLVAALLGVASKPERRKRLRLPVRKIYTQLFSPGSATYSPPFFKSFLRLDVTPESVRIRCFAATGNLAQEIQPPVEDEVIVPLGRNA
- a CDS encoding LLM class flavin-dependent oxidoreductase — encoded protein: MPSTPRPLRKLGFLTIGLFDGDDPRAGHESTLEIIELGERLGFDSAWLRHRHLQYGISSPVAVLAAATQRTSRIELGTAVTPLGWENPLRLAEDWATVDILSGGRLNPGVSVGPPMQWEQVKSALYPDTADAEDFSYDRVSRLLDLVRGKPASDFSGVQGFEVFSDRVQPHSPGLAKRMWYGGGSLRSAQWAGEHGMNFLTSSVVKAENSEDFAEIQLSHIRAFRAAHPDGDAARVSQGLVVIPTDSATPSQRARYEEYAAKRLPRTTSPQGPARMMFAPDYVGTSTELAARLQSHPAHREIDEVAFALPFTFHHDDYVQILTDMATKLGPALGWKPNTTV
- a CDS encoding TauD/TfdA dioxygenase family protein, with the protein product MEVKPVAGHIGAEIHGVDLAGELDDATVAGIRDALLRWKVVFFREQRLDHASHVAFARRFGRPVALRKRGSASPAGFPEVETTADRLELGGSFGMDHEEWLHRRRHTLLRGWHCDHGARIDPPAATILRAETVPPYGGDTTWSNLAAAYAGLSEPVRRFVDGLRAEHRLGVGYQPRPGDDAYVRHLLDHQVASVHPLIRVHPLTGERILSVNGYYVDHIHDLSRTESRALLDLLLDQAVRPEYTVRFRWEPGSVAFWDNRATIHLAPSDNAHLDFPRTMHRVMLAGEVPVGVDGRESVAVTGTEVGRW
- a CDS encoding cupin domain-containing protein, producing MRTRTVLAATFAALVLGTSAAQATPPGPGVTAKLLAQWTIGDKDYFLRELTIPQGQSTGWHYHDGMVYGLVEEGTLSHFEATCASDGVYHKGQVIQEGPNYVHIGRNLGDTPLVLKALYVLPHGAPFSEDAPNPGCDFQ
- a CDS encoding aminoglycoside phosphotransferase family protein, with amino-acid sequence MQRDEEQPLSGGNVSAGVVRVGDTVRRPSGPWTPAVHALLTHLYEVGYRAAPRPLGTDDQGREVLTFVPGDVVWPDRFALLDAERRLADVARLIRDFHEAVRGFTPPPDAQWQVLVPAEGGDIIAHQDLAPWNLVAGDEGQWAFIDWDTAGPGSRLWDVAYAMHGFVPLSAHPDWRRADAASRLRVFADAYGLDEAERRHTVPLLGRRTRAMHDFLRDRAAQGVQPWATLWAEGHGDAWRGDAEYIEQREDEWVRALLAG
- a CDS encoding peroxiredoxin gives rise to the protein MSRAPETGDVVDDFALPDETGTVRGLSELLADGPVVLFFYPGALTPGCTAEACHFRDLAAEFAAVGARPVGISGDTVDKQNEFVGKHALGMPLLSDEDGTVRERFGVKRGFALMATKRVTFVIGQDRRILEVVRSELRMNQHADRALEVLRARG
- a CDS encoding AraC family transcriptional regulator, with translation MSNIRQAPTAARHLAPGERIDAHRHDDHQIVHAGSGVLAVTTDAGTWFAPGTRALWIPAGTVHAHRAHGTLDLHLVGLPAHDNPLGLTTPTVLAVSPLLRELIRAYTRDPADDGPERARLLDVLRDQLRASPQRPLLLPTPADPRLAAVCDLVHAHPADPYTLAQLAAATGVGERTLSRLFRTGLGMSFPQWRTQSRLYHALRMLADGEPVTAVAHRCGWASASAFVDVFRRAFGITPGQYARGAGGGSSEVK
- a CDS encoding MFS transporter — translated: MSLAHACVDVYQGAVAALVPFFVAERAYAYAAASGVVLAASLLSSVAQPLFGLLTDRWALPWLLPASTLAAAGGVALSGVGGSYALTLAAFAVSGVGVAAYHPEAARAARAAGGDGHRAMGWFALGGNVGFALAPLLVAGVVVPWGLAATPVLAVPGVVGAVLCGVTARRRGAVVAPAGDHARGRADWPAFLRLSGAVVCRSLVFTGLSTFVALYVRERTGGGAAAGTLALCVLYAGGAVGTLAGSRLAGRYGRLAVVRASYAVTLVAVAGVLVVPGPLLYGCVALASAGLYVPFSLHITLGQDCLPGRVGTASGVTLGLTVSVGGIAAPALGALADATSLRAGLVPLLVPPVVAWVLVRGVREPGGQGVAGSGSSSDA
- a CDS encoding MarR family winged helix-turn-helix transcriptional regulator, which encodes MPTEPLPDSTSPEVIEIERALTRITYLSTRARQHDRLMAVAGVPLDRAAVALLRQVADADPLRPGELAQRLGVEASHVTRTVQQLQKSGYVTRVPDPLDGRAQRIQLTDAGEGAVARIRAAGTRGMQLALQNWTPQELEQLATLFHRMVDDFLAYASDDDPEPATP
- a CDS encoding NAD(P)/FAD-dependent oxidoreductase — translated: MRRIVVVGASAAGLAAAETLRREGYTGALTLVGDEPHAPYDRPPLSKQLLAAEWEPDRLTLRRPEDLTALDADLRLGTEATALDTAARTVRLADGTDVPYDGLIVATGVRPRRLPGGGHVLRTLDDALALRAGLRPGRHLAVVGAGFLGAEAAAVARGLGCEVTLLEPAPVPLAHAVGEEVGRVLSRAHQEHGVTLRTGVSVAEVTGAGVRLADGELVAADETLVAVGSLPNTEWLAGSGLGVGDGVLCDEYLEAAPGVYAAGDVARWTHPLFCVSMRIEHRTNAAEQGMAAARNLLNPGARKPFAPVPYFWSDQYDMKIQAFGHLRGHEEVAVVEGDLAERRFVAVYRTGDRVSGVLGVGVAPKVIREWRQAVAKGAPFLSSVGGTGKET
- a CDS encoding ferredoxin; amino-acid sequence: MKVELDTDKCVASGQCVLTAMDVFDQDDDGIVVLLAEEPGADQLDDVREAVAVCPAAAIRLVEK
- a CDS encoding cytochrome P450; this encodes MADTPLPAPEFPMPRSAKCPFDPPPELTKLREQGPLTKVRLWDGTEPWLVTTYAQQRALLGDPRVSADPDTPGYPTKATPAAGEGKLSFVMMDDPEHARLRRMVTAPFAIKKVEALRPAVQTIVDGLIDDLLAGPNPADLVEAFALPLPSLVICELLGVPYDDHDFFQDNTKTMVRRTATPDERAAASREIGGYLGELIGRRLTDPRDDLISGIAARITAGELDHRQATEMALLLLIAGHETTANMIALGTLALLRNPDQLALLRESDDPKFVAGAVEELLRYLHITHLGRRRAVTGDIEIAGRTIKAGEGVILVNEIGNRDPEVFPDPDRLDLTRDARRHVAFGFGVHQCLGQPLARVELQVVYGTLYKRLPGLRAAIPFEDVRFKNDAFIYGVHELPVTW